In the genome of Spirochaetia bacterium, one region contains:
- a CDS encoding KamA family radical SAM protein, giving the protein MKDDIHSLQELKARFALSKDEAAFKGGNESLPVSITSHYLSLIDPDDPDDPLRRQVFPNCKEEETENLETLDPLAEIDYSVTPRLVHRYRSRVAFLTTDICPMYCRHCFRRRFTGNMVGPASEKEIEEAAVYIGTHHEITEILLTGGDMFTLSDAKIDRMITIFREHSPKLIIRLCTRMIVTQPSRFSPSLITMLHRHSSAPFYLLTQFNHPREICEVSRKAVSLFVDAGIPAFNQTVLLKGVNDNADVMEQLCNDLLAVRVKPYYVFQGDLVSGTAHLRVPLSTSRALEREMRDRLSGLAMPNFMIDLPKGGGKVPITDSFVAGHDNDIWHFNTLDGSTRSYPD; this is encoded by the coding sequence ATGAAAGACGATATACATAGTTTACAAGAACTCAAGGCGAGATTTGCCCTGAGCAAAGATGAGGCAGCCTTCAAAGGAGGCAATGAAAGCTTGCCTGTTTCCATAACAAGTCATTACCTTTCCTTGATTGATCCTGATGATCCTGACGACCCTCTGCGCAGGCAGGTATTTCCCAATTGCAAGGAAGAAGAAACAGAAAACCTTGAGACCCTTGATCCTTTGGCAGAAATTGATTATTCCGTTACACCGCGTCTGGTGCATCGCTATCGAAGCAGGGTAGCTTTCCTGACTACCGATATCTGTCCCATGTATTGCAGACACTGCTTCAGAAGACGTTTCACTGGCAATATGGTCGGTCCTGCAAGCGAAAAAGAAATCGAAGAAGCCGCCGTATATATCGGCACCCATCATGAAATCACAGAAATACTTCTGACCGGCGGCGATATGTTTACACTCAGTGACGCAAAGATTGACCGGATGATTACCATTTTCAGGGAACACAGTCCAAAACTCATTATCAGGCTATGCACAAGAATGATCGTCACACAGCCAAGTCGTTTTTCACCTTCCCTGATCACTATGCTTCACCGGCATAGCAGTGCACCATTCTACCTGCTTACACAATTCAATCATCCCCGTGAAATCTGCGAAGTCTCAAGAAAAGCAGTTTCACTTTTCGTCGACGCAGGTATCCCTGCATTCAATCAGACTGTCCTGCTGAAAGGAGTCAATGACAATGCAGATGTCATGGAGCAGCTATGCAATGACCTGCTTGCTGTCAGAGTCAAGCCATACTATGTCTTCCAAGGAGACCTTGTCAGTGGAACAGCACATCTAAGGGTGCCGCTCAGTACTTCAAGAGCATTGGAACGTGAAATGAGAGACCGGCTTTCCGGTCTTGCAATGCCGAATTTCATGATTGATCTGCCAAAGGGCGGAGGAAAAGTACCCATTACCGACAGTTTTGTTGCAGGTCATGACAATGACATCTGGCATTTCAATACCCTTGACGGTAGTACACGAAGTTACCCAGACTAG